Proteins from one Mucilaginibacter jinjuensis genomic window:
- a CDS encoding phytanoyl-CoA dioxygenase family protein produces the protein MLTIHLTSSHEKGKLNIMHLKRYWHKAMLKRNGQLKQDELEDEWQTDVTLLSALGIGLEPTLQYLYRSAPDFESFENWVSENSTGINESKIEQFNRILSGESIAGKEPVPYEILSPEDLKCWDKNGYVIIRNAVNKEDCDETIAALCEHIRVERYDPATWYNVHPSQQGIMVQLFQHPALERNRQSDKIRKAYEELWQRRDIWVNTDRVGFNPPETETHKFRGPYLHWDLKFTKPIPFGLQGILYLSDTAANQGAFTLVPGFQHKIDAWLEALPEGVDPQKQNLYALGSMPIAANAGDFIIWHHALPHGSSPNTATVPRFVQYINYEPAD, from the coding sequence ATGCTAACTATTCACCTAACTTCATCGCACGAAAAAGGTAAACTCAATATCATGCACCTCAAACGTTACTGGCATAAAGCCATGCTAAAACGTAACGGTCAGCTAAAACAGGATGAGTTAGAAGACGAGTGGCAAACCGATGTTACCCTATTAAGCGCCCTGGGAATTGGCTTGGAGCCAACCTTACAATACCTGTACCGTAGCGCGCCGGATTTCGAATCATTTGAAAACTGGGTATCTGAAAATAGTACAGGCATAAATGAAAGCAAAATTGAGCAGTTTAACCGGATACTCTCGGGAGAAAGCATTGCCGGTAAAGAACCTGTACCCTACGAAATACTCTCACCAGAAGATTTAAAATGCTGGGATAAGAACGGCTATGTAATAATTAGAAACGCCGTCAATAAAGAAGATTGTGATGAAACAATTGCAGCGCTTTGTGAGCATATCAGGGTAGAGAGATATGATCCGGCTACGTGGTATAATGTGCACCCATCACAACAGGGTATTATGGTGCAGTTGTTTCAACACCCGGCTTTAGAACGTAACCGGCAATCGGATAAAATAAGAAAGGCTTATGAAGAGCTTTGGCAGCGAAGGGATATCTGGGTAAATACTGATCGCGTTGGCTTTAACCCGCCAGAGACCGAAACGCATAAATTTAGAGGCCCATACCTGCATTGGGATTTAAAATTCACTAAACCTATTCCGTTTGGTTTACAGGGCATCCTTTACCTATCAGACACTGCCGCAAACCAGGGTGCATTTACTTTGGTACCGGGTTTTCAGCATAAAATTGATGCCTGGCTCGAGGCATTGCCTGAAGGTGTTGATCCGCAAAAACAAAACCTGTATGCCTTAGGCAGTATGCCTATAGCCGCAAATGCGGGCGATTTTATCATTTGGCATCATGCCTTACCGCATGGCAGCAGCCCAAATACTGCTACCGTACCGCGTTTTGTACAATACATTAATTATGAACCTGCCGATTAA